In Octopus bimaculoides isolate UCB-OBI-ISO-001 chromosome 5, ASM119413v2, whole genome shotgun sequence, a genomic segment contains:
- the LOC106871937 gene encoding metalloreductase STEAP4 isoform X2, translated as MSSYEILLNSDDCPFCHDTETMENQTIGILGTGNYGTALGKRLLQAGYETVFGSRNPLQRSFITRDKQLSNVKVDSVKNVLTNKEIEIFILAIPYSSMESCLRPHKNDLVGKIFVDISNRTKPSKFESNAENLAIIFPDIQFVKSFNTLSAYAVESENFGGSIKNFVAGNNRHARERIMQLSRDIGIPPVDCGNLGAARKLEAYPLTLMSGWGIPSIYTLVTFLVWFIVVTAKIVIYYTSHNLQISWYRMPLTFLNKIVCLTAITLLASSYLPGCLAGFLQIYNGTKYKDFPKWMDKWMKSRKMIGLYALLFSFWHAGMSLVLISPGYANSWYLTSPHANSSVISPYEVHLNLKGESLISTGFIALFLMLLVGISSLPSVSEILNWKEWRFTQSHLGYVTVFFSVMHVFIIGMPNWLKHPSSFFYSNTFTCCILPLLTLFLKLVLCLPGVSCYVDNIRAGWERRKPEKIENDIPL; from the coding sequence ATACAGAAACTATGGAAAACCAAACAATTGGCATTCTTGGTACAGGAAACTATGGAACAGCATTAGGGAAAAGACTTTTACAAGCTGGATATGAAACCGTTTTTGGTAGTCGAAATCCACTTCAACGATCCTTTATCACCAGAGATAAACAGTTGAGCAACGTCAAAGTGGACTCTGTTAAAAATGTTCTTACAAACAAGGAAATTGAAATTTTTATCCTGGCAATTCCTTATTCTAGCATGGAATCCTGTCTTCGACCACATAAGAATGATTTGGTGGGAAAAATTTTCGTTGATATCTCAAATCGCACTAAACCAAGTAAATTTGAATCAAATGCAGAAAATTTAGCTATCATTTTCCCAGATATTCAGTTTGTAAAATCTTTTAACACATTGTCTGCTTATGCTGTTGAAAGTGAGAACTTTGGTGGTAGCATAAAAAATTTCGTCGCTGGAAATAACAGACATGCACGAGAAAGAATTATGCAATTGTCACGTGATATTGGGATTCCTCCCGTTGACTGTGGTAACTTAGGTGCTGCAAGGAAACTGGAAGCTTATCCCCTAACTCTTATGTCAGGATGGGGTATACCTAGTATTTATACATTAGTGACTTTTCTGGTTTGGTTCATAGTTGTAACTGCAAAGATTGTAATATACTACACTAGCCACAATCTTCAAATATCCTGGTATAGAATGCCACTGACGTTTTTGAACAAAATAGTCTGTTTGACAGCCATTACATTATTAGCTTCTTCTTATTTACCAGGTTGCTTAGCAGGATTTTTACAAATTTACAATggaacaaaatacaaagatttcCCTAAATGGATGGACAAATGGATGAAATCTCGCAAAATGATAGGACTTTATgctcttcttttcagtttctggcATGCTGGGATgtctctggtacttatttccccTGGCTATGCTAATTCATGGTACCTTACTAGTCCACATGCTAATTCCTCAGTTATCTCCCCTTATGAAGTACATCTGAACCTCAAAGGCGAATCTTTAATAAGTACTGGATTTATAGCCCTGTTCTTAATGCTTCTTGTTGGAATTTCCTCTCTTCCAAGTGTTAGTGAAATACTCAACTGGAAAGAATGGCGTTTTACTCAAAGTCACTTAGGATATGTAACAGTGTTTTTCTCAGTTATGCATGTCTTTATCATAGGCATGCCAAACTGGCTAAAACACCCTTCGAGTTTTTTTTACTCAAATACCTTCACATGTTGCATACTTCCTTTGTTGACATTATTCTTAAAACTTGTTTTGTGCTTACCAGGGGTTAGTTGTTATGTTGACAATATACGTGCAGGCTGGGAGAGAAGAAAACctgagaaaattgaaaatgatattcctttgtaa
- the LOC106871937 gene encoding metalloreductase STEAP4 isoform X1, whose amino-acid sequence MQILRGAFLGTFVALEAFRLKTSSVVRLDDEVKMSSYEILLNSDDCPFCHDTETMENQTIGILGTGNYGTALGKRLLQAGYETVFGSRNPLQRSFITRDKQLSNVKVDSVKNVLTNKEIEIFILAIPYSSMESCLRPHKNDLVGKIFVDISNRTKPSKFESNAENLAIIFPDIQFVKSFNTLSAYAVESENFGGSIKNFVAGNNRHARERIMQLSRDIGIPPVDCGNLGAARKLEAYPLTLMSGWGIPSIYTLVTFLVWFIVVTAKIVIYYTSHNLQISWYRMPLTFLNKIVCLTAITLLASSYLPGCLAGFLQIYNGTKYKDFPKWMDKWMKSRKMIGLYALLFSFWHAGMSLVLISPGYANSWYLTSPHANSSVISPYEVHLNLKGESLISTGFIALFLMLLVGISSLPSVSEILNWKEWRFTQSHLGYVTVFFSVMHVFIIGMPNWLKHPSSFFYSNTFTCCILPLLTLFLKLVLCLPGVSCYVDNIRAGWERRKPEKIENDIPL is encoded by the coding sequence ATACAGAAACTATGGAAAACCAAACAATTGGCATTCTTGGTACAGGAAACTATGGAACAGCATTAGGGAAAAGACTTTTACAAGCTGGATATGAAACCGTTTTTGGTAGTCGAAATCCACTTCAACGATCCTTTATCACCAGAGATAAACAGTTGAGCAACGTCAAAGTGGACTCTGTTAAAAATGTTCTTACAAACAAGGAAATTGAAATTTTTATCCTGGCAATTCCTTATTCTAGCATGGAATCCTGTCTTCGACCACATAAGAATGATTTGGTGGGAAAAATTTTCGTTGATATCTCAAATCGCACTAAACCAAGTAAATTTGAATCAAATGCAGAAAATTTAGCTATCATTTTCCCAGATATTCAGTTTGTAAAATCTTTTAACACATTGTCTGCTTATGCTGTTGAAAGTGAGAACTTTGGTGGTAGCATAAAAAATTTCGTCGCTGGAAATAACAGACATGCACGAGAAAGAATTATGCAATTGTCACGTGATATTGGGATTCCTCCCGTTGACTGTGGTAACTTAGGTGCTGCAAGGAAACTGGAAGCTTATCCCCTAACTCTTATGTCAGGATGGGGTATACCTAGTATTTATACATTAGTGACTTTTCTGGTTTGGTTCATAGTTGTAACTGCAAAGATTGTAATATACTACACTAGCCACAATCTTCAAATATCCTGGTATAGAATGCCACTGACGTTTTTGAACAAAATAGTCTGTTTGACAGCCATTACATTATTAGCTTCTTCTTATTTACCAGGTTGCTTAGCAGGATTTTTACAAATTTACAATggaacaaaatacaaagatttcCCTAAATGGATGGACAAATGGATGAAATCTCGCAAAATGATAGGACTTTATgctcttcttttcagtttctggcATGCTGGGATgtctctggtacttatttccccTGGCTATGCTAATTCATGGTACCTTACTAGTCCACATGCTAATTCCTCAGTTATCTCCCCTTATGAAGTACATCTGAACCTCAAAGGCGAATCTTTAATAAGTACTGGATTTATAGCCCTGTTCTTAATGCTTCTTGTTGGAATTTCCTCTCTTCCAAGTGTTAGTGAAATACTCAACTGGAAAGAATGGCGTTTTACTCAAAGTCACTTAGGATATGTAACAGTGTTTTTCTCAGTTATGCATGTCTTTATCATAGGCATGCCAAACTGGCTAAAACACCCTTCGAGTTTTTTTTACTCAAATACCTTCACATGTTGCATACTTCCTTTGTTGACATTATTCTTAAAACTTGTTTTGTGCTTACCAGGGGTTAGTTGTTATGTTGACAATATACGTGCAGGCTGGGAGAGAAGAAAACctgagaaaattgaaaatgatattcctttgtaa
- the LOC106871937 gene encoding metalloreductase STEAP4 isoform X3: MEDEHYMMMMRMNTETMENQTIGILGTGNYGTALGKRLLQAGYETVFGSRNPLQRSFITRDKQLSNVKVDSVKNVLTNKEIEIFILAIPYSSMESCLRPHKNDLVGKIFVDISNRTKPSKFESNAENLAIIFPDIQFVKSFNTLSAYAVESENFGGSIKNFVAGNNRHARERIMQLSRDIGIPPVDCGNLGAARKLEAYPLTLMSGWGIPSIYTLVTFLVWFIVVTAKIVIYYTSHNLQISWYRMPLTFLNKIVCLTAITLLASSYLPGCLAGFLQIYNGTKYKDFPKWMDKWMKSRKMIGLYALLFSFWHAGMSLVLISPGYANSWYLTSPHANSSVISPYEVHLNLKGESLISTGFIALFLMLLVGISSLPSVSEILNWKEWRFTQSHLGYVTVFFSVMHVFIIGMPNWLKHPSSFFYSNTFTCCILPLLTLFLKLVLCLPGVSCYVDNIRAGWERRKPEKIENDIPL; this comes from the coding sequence ATACAGAAACTATGGAAAACCAAACAATTGGCATTCTTGGTACAGGAAACTATGGAACAGCATTAGGGAAAAGACTTTTACAAGCTGGATATGAAACCGTTTTTGGTAGTCGAAATCCACTTCAACGATCCTTTATCACCAGAGATAAACAGTTGAGCAACGTCAAAGTGGACTCTGTTAAAAATGTTCTTACAAACAAGGAAATTGAAATTTTTATCCTGGCAATTCCTTATTCTAGCATGGAATCCTGTCTTCGACCACATAAGAATGATTTGGTGGGAAAAATTTTCGTTGATATCTCAAATCGCACTAAACCAAGTAAATTTGAATCAAATGCAGAAAATTTAGCTATCATTTTCCCAGATATTCAGTTTGTAAAATCTTTTAACACATTGTCTGCTTATGCTGTTGAAAGTGAGAACTTTGGTGGTAGCATAAAAAATTTCGTCGCTGGAAATAACAGACATGCACGAGAAAGAATTATGCAATTGTCACGTGATATTGGGATTCCTCCCGTTGACTGTGGTAACTTAGGTGCTGCAAGGAAACTGGAAGCTTATCCCCTAACTCTTATGTCAGGATGGGGTATACCTAGTATTTATACATTAGTGACTTTTCTGGTTTGGTTCATAGTTGTAACTGCAAAGATTGTAATATACTACACTAGCCACAATCTTCAAATATCCTGGTATAGAATGCCACTGACGTTTTTGAACAAAATAGTCTGTTTGACAGCCATTACATTATTAGCTTCTTCTTATTTACCAGGTTGCTTAGCAGGATTTTTACAAATTTACAATggaacaaaatacaaagatttcCCTAAATGGATGGACAAATGGATGAAATCTCGCAAAATGATAGGACTTTATgctcttcttttcagtttctggcATGCTGGGATgtctctggtacttatttccccTGGCTATGCTAATTCATGGTACCTTACTAGTCCACATGCTAATTCCTCAGTTATCTCCCCTTATGAAGTACATCTGAACCTCAAAGGCGAATCTTTAATAAGTACTGGATTTATAGCCCTGTTCTTAATGCTTCTTGTTGGAATTTCCTCTCTTCCAAGTGTTAGTGAAATACTCAACTGGAAAGAATGGCGTTTTACTCAAAGTCACTTAGGATATGTAACAGTGTTTTTCTCAGTTATGCATGTCTTTATCATAGGCATGCCAAACTGGCTAAAACACCCTTCGAGTTTTTTTTACTCAAATACCTTCACATGTTGCATACTTCCTTTGTTGACATTATTCTTAAAACTTGTTTTGTGCTTACCAGGGGTTAGTTGTTATGTTGACAATATACGTGCAGGCTGGGAGAGAAGAAAACctgagaaaattgaaaatgatattcctttgtaa
- the LOC106871937 gene encoding metalloreductase STEAP4 isoform X4 translates to MENQTIGILGTGNYGTALGKRLLQAGYETVFGSRNPLQRSFITRDKQLSNVKVDSVKNVLTNKEIEIFILAIPYSSMESCLRPHKNDLVGKIFVDISNRTKPSKFESNAENLAIIFPDIQFVKSFNTLSAYAVESENFGGSIKNFVAGNNRHARERIMQLSRDIGIPPVDCGNLGAARKLEAYPLTLMSGWGIPSIYTLVTFLVWFIVVTAKIVIYYTSHNLQISWYRMPLTFLNKIVCLTAITLLASSYLPGCLAGFLQIYNGTKYKDFPKWMDKWMKSRKMIGLYALLFSFWHAGMSLVLISPGYANSWYLTSPHANSSVISPYEVHLNLKGESLISTGFIALFLMLLVGISSLPSVSEILNWKEWRFTQSHLGYVTVFFSVMHVFIIGMPNWLKHPSSFFYSNTFTCCILPLLTLFLKLVLCLPGVSCYVDNIRAGWERRKPEKIENDIPL, encoded by the coding sequence ATGGAAAACCAAACAATTGGCATTCTTGGTACAGGAAACTATGGAACAGCATTAGGGAAAAGACTTTTACAAGCTGGATATGAAACCGTTTTTGGTAGTCGAAATCCACTTCAACGATCCTTTATCACCAGAGATAAACAGTTGAGCAACGTCAAAGTGGACTCTGTTAAAAATGTTCTTACAAACAAGGAAATTGAAATTTTTATCCTGGCAATTCCTTATTCTAGCATGGAATCCTGTCTTCGACCACATAAGAATGATTTGGTGGGAAAAATTTTCGTTGATATCTCAAATCGCACTAAACCAAGTAAATTTGAATCAAATGCAGAAAATTTAGCTATCATTTTCCCAGATATTCAGTTTGTAAAATCTTTTAACACATTGTCTGCTTATGCTGTTGAAAGTGAGAACTTTGGTGGTAGCATAAAAAATTTCGTCGCTGGAAATAACAGACATGCACGAGAAAGAATTATGCAATTGTCACGTGATATTGGGATTCCTCCCGTTGACTGTGGTAACTTAGGTGCTGCAAGGAAACTGGAAGCTTATCCCCTAACTCTTATGTCAGGATGGGGTATACCTAGTATTTATACATTAGTGACTTTTCTGGTTTGGTTCATAGTTGTAACTGCAAAGATTGTAATATACTACACTAGCCACAATCTTCAAATATCCTGGTATAGAATGCCACTGACGTTTTTGAACAAAATAGTCTGTTTGACAGCCATTACATTATTAGCTTCTTCTTATTTACCAGGTTGCTTAGCAGGATTTTTACAAATTTACAATggaacaaaatacaaagatttcCCTAAATGGATGGACAAATGGATGAAATCTCGCAAAATGATAGGACTTTATgctcttcttttcagtttctggcATGCTGGGATgtctctggtacttatttccccTGGCTATGCTAATTCATGGTACCTTACTAGTCCACATGCTAATTCCTCAGTTATCTCCCCTTATGAAGTACATCTGAACCTCAAAGGCGAATCTTTAATAAGTACTGGATTTATAGCCCTGTTCTTAATGCTTCTTGTTGGAATTTCCTCTCTTCCAAGTGTTAGTGAAATACTCAACTGGAAAGAATGGCGTTTTACTCAAAGTCACTTAGGATATGTAACAGTGTTTTTCTCAGTTATGCATGTCTTTATCATAGGCATGCCAAACTGGCTAAAACACCCTTCGAGTTTTTTTTACTCAAATACCTTCACATGTTGCATACTTCCTTTGTTGACATTATTCTTAAAACTTGTTTTGTGCTTACCAGGGGTTAGTTGTTATGTTGACAATATACGTGCAGGCTGGGAGAGAAGAAAACctgagaaaattgaaaatgatattcctttgtaa